In a genomic window of Paramicrobacterium chengjingii:
- a CDS encoding AMP-dependent synthetase/ligase, with protein sequence MDHHTVPALVPADPAANATDLLIDRVKATPDAPLFSVPSGDGWSDVSAAEFLRQVMALAKGLVASGIAPGDKIGFMCKTSYEWTLVDFATWFAGAVLVPVYDTSSPSQIHWILSDSGATAMIVETPDHFSRFDEVHSELSDVGPVWQLHLGDLDKLAQSGTEVPDDEIERRRSLAQGADMATLIYTSGSMGTPKGCVLTHSNFVELSRNAAVAMKEVVAPGASTLLFITLAHIFARFIAVLAIHSGVKVGHQPDTSRLLESLGSFKPTFLLAVPRVFEKVYNSAEQKAEAGGKGKIFRTAAATAIEYSKAAEAGSVPFGLKAKFLLFDRLVFAKLRAAMGGNVRYAVSGSAPLGARLGHFYHALGITILEGYGLTETTAPATVNIPSASKIGTVGPPLPGMSVRIAEDCEIQVKGIDVFKEYWKNPEATAESFDDGWFCTGDLGTLDDDGFLTITGRKKEIIVTAGGKNVAPAVLEDPVRSNPIVGQIVVVGDQKPFIAALVTLDPEMLPTWLQNNGEDSTMSVADAARNPAVIAEVQRAIDTANSRVSRAESIRKFEILDTDFTEASGHLTPKLSIKRNVIVKDFAEAIENMYSTPQPTQGLSLS encoded by the coding sequence GTGGATCACCACACTGTGCCCGCTCTTGTCCCTGCAGATCCCGCTGCCAATGCAACGGATCTTCTCATCGATCGGGTCAAGGCAACCCCTGATGCTCCGCTGTTCTCTGTCCCCTCGGGCGATGGATGGTCTGACGTGTCGGCTGCGGAGTTCCTGCGCCAGGTGATGGCACTCGCCAAAGGGCTTGTCGCTTCGGGCATTGCGCCAGGCGACAAGATCGGCTTCATGTGCAAGACAAGTTATGAATGGACGCTTGTCGACTTTGCAACCTGGTTCGCTGGGGCCGTTCTCGTACCTGTCTACGACACGAGCTCACCGTCGCAGATCCACTGGATTCTGAGCGACTCGGGCGCAACAGCCATGATCGTCGAGACCCCGGATCACTTCTCCCGCTTCGACGAAGTGCACAGCGAGCTTTCCGATGTCGGTCCGGTGTGGCAGCTGCACCTCGGCGACCTCGACAAGCTGGCGCAGAGTGGCACAGAGGTGCCAGACGATGAGATCGAGCGGCGACGCTCCCTGGCACAGGGCGCCGACATGGCGACGCTCATCTATACCTCAGGCTCAATGGGAACCCCCAAGGGATGTGTGCTCACTCACTCAAACTTCGTTGAGCTCTCGCGCAACGCGGCAGTGGCGATGAAAGAGGTCGTTGCTCCCGGTGCGTCGACGCTCCTCTTCATAACGCTTGCACACATCTTCGCGCGGTTCATCGCCGTGCTCGCCATACATTCGGGCGTAAAGGTGGGACACCAGCCCGATACGAGCCGACTGCTCGAATCACTCGGGTCCTTCAAGCCGACATTCCTACTTGCCGTTCCACGTGTCTTCGAGAAGGTATACAACTCAGCGGAGCAGAAGGCTGAAGCCGGTGGAAAGGGAAAGATCTTCCGCACGGCCGCCGCGACTGCCATTGAGTACAGCAAGGCAGCGGAAGCCGGTTCTGTCCCGTTCGGGCTGAAGGCGAAGTTCTTGCTGTTCGACCGCCTCGTGTTTGCCAAGCTGCGTGCGGCGATGGGCGGCAACGTGCGCTACGCCGTGTCGGGCTCGGCACCATTGGGCGCACGGCTTGGTCACTTTTACCATGCGTTGGGCATCACAATCCTCGAGGGCTACGGGCTCACCGAGACAACGGCACCAGCAACGGTGAACATTCCCTCCGCGTCGAAGATCGGAACCGTCGGGCCGCCGCTGCCAGGAATGAGCGTTCGCATCGCGGAAGACTGCGAGATTCAGGTGAAGGGAATCGACGTCTTCAAGGAGTATTGGAAGAACCCGGAGGCGACGGCGGAGTCGTTTGACGACGGCTGGTTCTGCACCGGCGATCTCGGCACCCTCGACGATGACGGGTTCCTCACCATCACAGGGCGCAAGAAAGAGATCATCGTGACGGCGGGCGGTAAGAACGTCGCCCCGGCCGTGCTCGAAGACCCCGTTCGCTCCAACCCGATCGTCGGGCAAATCGTCGTTGTTGGTGACCAGAAGCCGTTTATCGCCGCGCTCGTCACGCTCGACCCGGAAATGCTTCCCACATGGCTTCAGAACAACGGTGAGGATTCCACGATGTCTGTGGCGGATGCTGCGCGCAACCCTGCGGTGATTGCGGAAGTTCAGCGCGCCATCGATACCGCGAACAGC
- a CDS encoding ROK family glucokinase — MHAIGIDIGGTKIAGAVVDEDGEIVTEDRVPSPARDSSAIEDAVVEMVERLRNGRDIAGVGVAAAGFIDAAQSTVYYAPNLSWRNEPFQAKLSARLKMPVVIENDANAAGWAEFRFGAAHLVSDMVMLTIGTGVGGAIVTGDELFRGGFGTGGELGHIRLIPGGLPCGCGVRGCLEQYGSGRALGRLANELADAGGIGQALADMREERGGALSGESIYELIVAGDGGAIMALRRLGSYIGQGCATLGAVLDPQMFVLGGGVAQAGELLLEPVRAAYFDNLPARGFHPEPEFVIAELVNDAGVVGAADLARIAAERQRS, encoded by the coding sequence GTGCACGCCATCGGGATCGATATCGGAGGAACGAAGATCGCGGGGGCCGTCGTCGATGAAGACGGTGAGATCGTCACTGAAGATCGAGTTCCGTCACCGGCCCGCGACAGTTCGGCAATAGAGGATGCTGTCGTCGAGATGGTGGAGCGCCTTCGTAACGGTCGCGACATCGCCGGGGTCGGAGTCGCCGCTGCTGGGTTTATCGATGCGGCCCAGTCGACCGTGTATTACGCGCCGAACCTGAGTTGGCGCAACGAGCCTTTTCAGGCAAAGCTTTCGGCGCGTCTGAAAATGCCCGTCGTCATCGAGAACGATGCGAATGCGGCGGGCTGGGCCGAGTTTCGGTTCGGCGCTGCGCACCTTGTCAGCGACATGGTCATGCTCACGATCGGCACGGGCGTTGGAGGTGCCATCGTCACTGGTGACGAGCTCTTTCGCGGTGGATTCGGCACAGGAGGCGAGCTCGGGCACATTCGACTCATCCCGGGTGGCCTTCCGTGTGGCTGCGGAGTGCGCGGCTGCCTTGAGCAGTACGGCTCTGGACGGGCACTTGGCCGTCTCGCCAACGAACTCGCTGACGCGGGCGGAATCGGTCAGGCGCTTGCCGATATGCGCGAGGAGCGCGGCGGCGCACTCTCCGGCGAGTCCATCTACGAGCTCATCGTTGCGGGTGACGGGGGTGCCATCATGGCTCTGCGCCGGCTTGGATCGTATATCGGTCAAGGCTGTGCAACGCTCGGAGCCGTCCTTGACCCGCAGATGTTCGTTCTCGGCGGGGGAGTCGCACAGGCGGGTGAGCTTCTGCTCGAACCCGTTCGCGCGGCGTACTTCGACAACCTTCCGGCGCGCGGTTTTCACCCGGAGCCCGAGTTCGTGATCGCAGAACTGGTCAATGATGCTGGAGTGGTTGGCGCCGCCGATTTAGCGAGGATCGCGGCAGAACGTCAGAGATCATAG
- a CDS encoding lysophospholipid acyltransferase family protein encodes MFYWIMKNVIVGPLVTTIFRPWVVGAENVPAHGAAIIASNHLSVIDSIFLPLYLNRRISFLAKSDYFTGKGIKGWATRAFMTATGQIPIDRSGGKASEASLNTGLAVLGRGEMLGIYPEGTRSPDARMYRGRTGVARMVLEARVPIIPVVMVNTEHIMPIGTRLPHIKRPGLIFGEPLDFSRFEGLEGDRFILRSVTDELMYELQRLSQQEYVDVYATSVKDKQARVSR; translated from the coding sequence ATGTTCTACTGGATCATGAAGAACGTGATTGTCGGCCCCCTCGTGACGACGATCTTCCGACCTTGGGTCGTCGGCGCTGAGAACGTGCCTGCACACGGGGCGGCAATCATCGCGAGCAACCATCTGTCAGTGATCGACTCGATCTTTCTCCCGCTTTACCTCAACCGCCGCATTTCGTTTCTCGCCAAAAGCGACTATTTCACGGGTAAAGGAATCAAAGGATGGGCGACGCGTGCGTTCATGACCGCGACGGGCCAGATCCCGATCGACCGCTCGGGCGGCAAAGCATCGGAGGCATCGCTCAACACGGGGCTTGCCGTGCTCGGACGTGGTGAGATGCTCGGTATCTATCCAGAGGGCACGCGTAGCCCCGATGCTCGCATGTACCGCGGCCGCACAGGGGTCGCACGCATGGTGCTTGAAGCCCGTGTGCCGATCATCCCTGTCGTCATGGTGAACACTGAGCACATCATGCCGATCGGAACGCGCCTGCCTCACATCAAACGCCCAGGGCTGATCTTCGGGGAGCCTCTCGACTTCAGCCGATTCGAAGGTCTCGAGGGCGACCGGTTCATTCTGCGGTCGGTCACAGACGAGCTGATGTACGAGCTGCAGAGGCTCAGCCAGCAGGAATATGTCGACGTCTACGCAACGTCGGTGAAGGACAAGCAGGCACGCGTTTCGCGATAG
- a CDS encoding class II 3-deoxy-7-phosphoheptulonate synthase, with protein sequence MSNDPVVKADDSVIAGLDYWRELPIKQQPAWPDQEAVAEVSREIETLPPLVFAGEVDLLRDRIARAARGEAFLLQGGDCAETFAGATADQIRNRVKTILQMAVVLTYGASMPVVKMGRMAGQFAKPRSSDTETRGDVTLPAYRGDIVNGYDFTPESRRADPGRLLRGYHMAASTLNLIRAFTQGGFADLREVHSWNKGFAANPANQRYEHLAKEIDRAIKFMEAAGADFDELKRVEFYTAHEGLLMDYERPMTRIDSRTGQPYNTSGHFIWIGERTRDLDGAHVDFLSRVHNPIGVKLGPTTSADDMLRLIDKLDPERRPGRLTFITRMGAGKIRDALPPLLERIKQEEANPLWVTDPMHGNGITTPTGYKTRRFDDVVDEVQGFFEAHRAVGTHPGGIHVELTGDDVTECLGGSEHIDEETLSTRYESLCDPRLNHMQSLELAFLVAEQLGNN encoded by the coding sequence ATGTCAAACGACCCGGTAGTGAAGGCTGATGACTCAGTGATCGCCGGTCTCGACTATTGGCGCGAGCTTCCCATCAAACAGCAGCCGGCGTGGCCGGATCAGGAGGCTGTCGCCGAAGTCTCTCGTGAGATCGAGACGCTGCCCCCCTTGGTGTTCGCTGGCGAAGTTGATCTGCTGCGTGACCGTATTGCCCGCGCTGCCCGTGGTGAGGCCTTTCTGCTTCAGGGCGGTGACTGCGCCGAGACATTTGCCGGCGCTACCGCTGACCAGATTCGCAATCGCGTCAAGACGATTCTGCAGATGGCCGTTGTGCTGACCTACGGTGCTTCCATGCCCGTCGTCAAAATGGGGCGCATGGCAGGCCAGTTCGCCAAACCGCGCTCAAGCGACACCGAGACCCGCGGGGACGTGACGCTTCCCGCATACCGTGGCGATATCGTCAACGGCTATGACTTCACTCCGGAATCTCGCCGAGCAGACCCCGGCCGTCTTCTTCGCGGGTACCACATGGCCGCATCGACGTTGAACCTCATTCGCGCATTCACTCAGGGTGGATTCGCCGATCTGCGCGAGGTGCACTCCTGGAACAAAGGGTTCGCGGCGAACCCTGCGAATCAGCGTTACGAGCACCTTGCCAAGGAAATCGACCGCGCCATCAAGTTCATGGAGGCGGCAGGGGCCGATTTCGATGAACTCAAGCGTGTCGAGTTCTACACGGCCCATGAAGGCCTGCTCATGGACTACGAGCGGCCCATGACTCGCATCGATTCGCGCACAGGTCAGCCGTACAACACGTCAGGTCACTTCATTTGGATCGGTGAGCGGACACGCGACCTCGATGGTGCCCACGTTGATTTCCTCTCGCGTGTGCACAACCCGATTGGCGTCAAGCTCGGTCCCACGACCTCCGCAGACGATATGCTGCGCCTCATTGACAAGCTCGATCCGGAACGCCGCCCGGGCCGTCTCACATTCATAACTCGAATGGGCGCGGGTAAGATCCGTGACGCGCTTCCGCCACTGCTTGAACGCATCAAACAGGAAGAGGCGAACCCGCTGTGGGTCACCGATCCGATGCACGGAAATGGCATCACGACGCCAACCGGATACAAGACTCGTCGATTTGACGACGTCGTCGACGAGGTGCAGGGCTTCTTTGAGGCCCATCGCGCTGTCGGCACCCACCCAGGTGGAATCCACGTTGAGCTCACGGGAGACGACGTCACCGAGTGTCTTGGCGGCTCTGAACACATTGACGAAGAGACCCTGTCGACGCGCTACGAGTCTCTGTGCGATCCGCGGCTCAACCACATGCAGTCGCTCGAGCTCGCATTCCTTGTTGCTGAGCAGCTCGGCAACAACTGA
- the pknB gene encoding Stk1 family PASTA domain-containing Ser/Thr kinase — MTTSQQTDPLIGRVIDGRYEVRSRIARGGMATVYVATDHRLERRVAIKVMHGHLSDDQAFTNRFVQEARSAARLANPHVVSVFDQGQDGDMAYLIMEYLPGITLRELLRDHGSLTSQQVVDIMDAVLTGLASAHRAGIVHRDVKPENVLLADDGRIKISDFGLARAASANTATGQALLGTIAYLSPELVTRGMADTRSDIYALGIMMYEMLTGDQPYKGEQPMQIAYQHANDSVPRPSARVPNIPDEIDDMVLWATERDPDERPADAQEMLDRLHEVEAELGYSLSAAPTQHTAAFPMDDTVALGATTAFGATTAFESPSATTGTTDPLGSMVAATGTVKKLTTTVTKRRHKGLWMFLIVVLLCGVVGGTGWYFGTGPGSRIAIPDNLVGGSPDEASAALTELGLLVKAGEEYSLDIEKGMVTSTSPSPGDLVYKNSTVTVKVSLGPKPETLPSLAGVPVSEAQKTIEDLGLKMGDTSYQFNSDVSADGVIAASIDGDDVTGGVDTYQGKTVDVVVSVGAVPQLVGETQDAATEALDEAGLELGSVSEQFSDDVAKGNVISVDYDTPLTPGDSVNLVVSKGQDLVKVPDVVGMTVNKAKQALEEDGFAVKIDSNIPKEYWDAVINDLFAVDSTDPAAGEMIKRGSTVTIVANL; from the coding sequence GTGACGACTAGCCAGCAAACCGATCCTCTGATCGGCCGTGTAATCGACGGCCGGTATGAGGTGCGCTCGCGTATCGCGCGCGGAGGAATGGCTACAGTCTACGTCGCGACCGATCATCGGTTGGAGCGGCGCGTCGCGATCAAGGTGATGCACGGTCACCTGAGCGATGACCAGGCGTTCACCAACCGGTTCGTGCAAGAAGCTCGCTCGGCGGCTCGACTCGCGAATCCACACGTTGTCAGCGTCTTCGACCAGGGTCAAGACGGCGACATGGCTTATTTGATCATGGAGTACCTGCCGGGAATCACACTCCGTGAGTTGCTTCGCGATCACGGCTCGTTGACATCGCAGCAAGTTGTCGACATCATGGACGCCGTTCTCACCGGCCTGGCGTCGGCGCACCGTGCCGGTATCGTGCATCGCGATGTGAAACCCGAGAATGTGCTGCTCGCCGATGATGGCCGCATCAAGATCAGCGACTTCGGGCTTGCTCGAGCGGCCTCCGCGAACACTGCTACGGGGCAGGCCCTGCTCGGCACCATCGCCTACCTCTCCCCCGAGCTTGTCACTCGAGGCATGGCCGATACACGCAGCGACATCTATGCACTCGGCATCATGATGTATGAGATGCTCACAGGCGACCAGCCGTACAAGGGCGAGCAACCGATGCAGATCGCCTACCAGCACGCGAATGATTCTGTTCCCCGCCCCAGTGCCCGCGTCCCAAACATTCCGGACGAGATCGATGACATGGTGCTCTGGGCGACCGAGCGCGATCCCGACGAACGGCCAGCCGACGCGCAAGAGATGCTCGATCGGCTGCACGAGGTAGAAGCCGAGCTCGGTTACAGCCTCTCTGCAGCGCCGACGCAACACACTGCCGCATTCCCGATGGACGACACAGTCGCCCTGGGCGCTACAACGGCGTTCGGCGCAACGACAGCGTTCGAATCTCCATCGGCGACGACGGGCACAACAGATCCGCTCGGCTCAATGGTGGCAGCCACAGGCACGGTCAAGAAACTCACGACGACAGTCACCAAGCGTCGCCACAAAGGCTTGTGGATGTTTCTGATCGTCGTTCTTCTGTGTGGTGTCGTGGGCGGAACCGGGTGGTACTTCGGCACCGGTCCCGGTTCGCGTATCGCCATTCCTGACAATCTCGTTGGCGGCTCTCCCGACGAAGCGTCAGCGGCGCTCACCGAGCTTGGGCTCCTCGTCAAAGCCGGCGAGGAATACAGCCTCGACATTGAGAAAGGGATGGTGACGAGCACGAGTCCCAGCCCGGGCGATCTCGTGTACAAGAACTCTACGGTGACTGTGAAGGTCTCTCTCGGGCCGAAGCCAGAGACCCTCCCGTCTTTGGCAGGTGTGCCCGTCTCGGAGGCACAGAAGACCATCGAAGACCTGGGCTTGAAGATGGGCGACACCAGTTACCAATTCAATTCTGACGTTAGCGCAGATGGCGTGATCGCAGCATCCATCGATGGTGACGACGTTACAGGCGGCGTCGACACATACCAGGGCAAGACTGTTGATGTGGTTGTGTCCGTCGGAGCTGTGCCGCAACTCGTCGGCGAAACGCAGGATGCCGCTACAGAAGCTCTGGATGAAGCCGGACTCGAGCTCGGCTCGGTCTCGGAGCAGTTCAGCGATGACGTTGCGAAGGGCAATGTCATCTCCGTCGACTACGACACCCCGCTGACCCCCGGCGACAGCGTGAACCTCGTCGTGTCAAAGGGTCAAGATCTCGTCAAGGTTCCCGACGTCGTCGGAATGACCGTGAACAAAGCCAAGCAGGCGCTGGAAGAAGACGGGTTCGCCGTGAAAATCGACTCGAACATTCCCAAGGAGTATTGGGACGCGGTCATCAACGACCTGTTCGCCGTCGATTCCACCGATCCTGCCGCTGGAGAAATGATCAAACGAGGGTCGACGGTGACGATCGTCGCCAACCTCTAG
- a CDS encoding LysM peptidoglycan-binding domain-containing protein, with product MPTTTVKKSIVPIALMSAVAAGMQIMPAHADEHHTADYGPDGFTRGTGSLTLKSHFLPAPESYTVGANDSLSVIATRFGLSAETVAALNGLATDSSVHEGQNLALVAKGSSASPGASTAATTASTQSTYVVKSGDTVGRIASAHGVSTQSVLTANSLSWSSVIYPGQKLTIPGTSSDSKDSESKKSEPRDSTPKGATYTVVSGDTVGGIASAHDVSIQAVLDANGLTWSSIIYVGQKLTIPGSGSTESESAKKSTNDTVAPLTAEMKTNAQTIIRVGHTLGVSDYGLVIALAAAMQESSLRNIDGGDRDSLGLFQQRSSQGWGTKEQIMNPEYAAKVFFVGVSGKTRGLLDISGWKDMSVTDAAQAVQISAYPDAYAKWETSARAWVTQLG from the coding sequence ATGCCGACGACAACCGTCAAGAAAAGTATCGTGCCGATTGCTCTGATGAGCGCTGTCGCCGCCGGAATGCAGATCATGCCGGCTCACGCCGACGAGCACCACACCGCCGACTACGGGCCCGATGGATTCACACGTGGCACGGGCAGCCTCACGCTGAAGTCGCACTTTCTTCCAGCACCGGAGTCGTACACGGTGGGCGCGAACGACAGCCTCTCGGTGATCGCGACGCGCTTTGGACTCTCAGCCGAAACCGTTGCGGCGCTCAATGGTCTAGCCACGGACAGCTCCGTTCACGAAGGCCAGAATCTCGCTCTCGTGGCGAAAGGCTCGTCAGCGTCTCCCGGAGCATCCACAGCCGCAACGACAGCATCCACTCAGTCGACGTACGTTGTGAAATCGGGCGATACTGTCGGCCGTATCGCCAGCGCGCACGGTGTCAGTACACAGTCCGTGCTCACGGCCAATTCGTTGTCGTGGTCGAGCGTCATTTACCCCGGCCAGAAGCTGACGATTCCCGGAACCTCGTCTGACTCGAAGGATTCTGAGTCGAAGAAGTCCGAGCCACGTGACTCCACACCAAAGGGCGCAACGTACACCGTCGTCTCCGGTGACACCGTCGGCGGTATCGCCTCCGCACACGACGTGAGTATTCAGGCTGTGCTCGATGCGAATGGGCTTACCTGGTCGAGCATCATCTATGTGGGACAGAAACTCACAATCCCCGGCTCAGGCTCCACGGAGTCTGAATCGGCGAAGAAGTCGACAAACGATACCGTCGCGCCGCTGACAGCTGAGATGAAGACGAACGCCCAGACGATCATCCGGGTTGGGCACACTCTGGGGGTCAGCGACTACGGTCTCGTCATCGCGCTGGCCGCAGCCATGCAGGAGTCGAGTCTGCGTAACATCGATGGCGGCGATCGCGACTCGCTCGGGCTCTTTCAACAGCGCTCAAGTCAGGGTTGGGGCACAAAAGAGCAGATCATGAACCCCGAGTATGCGGCAAAGGTATTCTTTGTCGGCGTCTCAGGGAAGACCCGTGGACTTCTCGACATCTCTGGGTGGAAAGACATGTCTGTGACAGATGCTGCGCAGGCCGTGCAGATCTCGGCCTACCCCGACGCGTATGCGAAATGGGAGACGTCCGCTCGTGCCTGGGTGACGCAGCTCGGCTGA
- a CDS encoding Rv2175c family DNA-binding protein, protein MTHDAAPSDWLTIPDLAEMLDVKLSRVRRLIEDRELLAVRRDGVLVVPADFLRDGEPLKELRGTFILLSDAGFNDDEILAWLTEADDSIGDTPLNALRAGRKSEVRRVAQALA, encoded by the coding sequence GTGACTCACGACGCCGCCCCCTCTGACTGGCTTACCATTCCCGACCTCGCCGAGATGCTCGATGTGAAGCTGAGTCGGGTGCGTCGGCTAATTGAAGATCGCGAGCTGCTGGCAGTGCGCCGAGACGGTGTTCTCGTTGTGCCCGCTGATTTCTTGCGTGATGGAGAGCCGCTCAAGGAGCTTCGCGGCACATTCATTCTGCTGTCTGATGCGGGATTTAACGATGACGAGATTCTCGCCTGGCTCACTGAAGCCGACGATTCCATCGGCGATACTCCGTTGAATGCGCTGCGAGCCGGACGCAAATCCGAGGTGCGACGCGTCGCTCAGGCGCTCGCGTAG
- a CDS encoding polyprenyl synthetase family protein, whose amino-acid sequence MPDPQHLLQFVQTRLDEFLSARTSILARVADETAEFSSFSREFLRGGKRFRAQFCHQGWHAVTGTSASNSTEAIVGAAAALEIFHAAALIHDDIIDNSDTRRGRPSAHRRFERQHMHSRWAGDSAEYGRSAAILLGDLLLGWSDELLDDALSALNDAAIAREARDEFRRMRTEVTAGQFLDILEEKSWATHSNAEQVRRAETVATFKSAKYSVEAPLSLGAIVGGGRADQLAALRAYGLPLGIAYQLRDDLLGVFGDSAVTGKPSGDDLREGKRTVLIGLTRMALSSAGRDEIDGLLGDPRLGDADVTRIQTLIRESGADAQVETRIVDEVAKASEAIRRAPLDGVAIDELLELADAVTQRDA is encoded by the coding sequence GTGCCTGATCCACAGCATCTGCTCCAGTTTGTCCAGACTCGGCTCGACGAGTTTCTCAGTGCGCGTACCTCTATCTTGGCGCGAGTCGCCGACGAAACAGCTGAATTTTCAAGCTTCTCAAGGGAGTTTCTCAGAGGTGGAAAAAGGTTCAGGGCCCAGTTCTGCCATCAGGGCTGGCACGCGGTAACCGGAACATCAGCATCGAATTCGACCGAGGCCATTGTCGGAGCGGCAGCCGCACTCGAGATTTTCCACGCCGCAGCCCTCATTCACGACGACATCATTGATAATTCAGATACTCGTCGCGGGCGCCCCTCAGCACATCGGCGATTCGAACGACAGCACATGCACTCCCGTTGGGCAGGAGATTCTGCGGAGTATGGACGTTCTGCTGCCATCCTTCTGGGGGACCTTCTGCTCGGCTGGAGTGATGAGCTGCTCGACGACGCGCTCTCGGCACTGAACGACGCCGCGATCGCACGCGAAGCCCGCGACGAATTTCGTCGCATGCGCACTGAGGTGACAGCCGGCCAGTTTCTCGACATCCTCGAAGAGAAGTCCTGGGCTACGCATAGCAATGCCGAACAGGTGCGGCGCGCCGAGACTGTCGCGACGTTTAAATCCGCCAAGTACAGCGTCGAAGCTCCCCTTTCGCTCGGCGCCATCGTGGGCGGAGGCCGCGCTGACCAACTAGCCGCACTTCGCGCGTATGGGCTCCCCCTCGGCATCGCATATCAGCTTCGCGACGACCTTCTCGGAGTCTTCGGCGACTCAGCTGTGACGGGGAAGCCAAGCGGCGACGACCTACGCGAGGGAAAGCGCACGGTTCTCATCGGGCTCACCCGAATGGCCCTCTCCTCCGCGGGACGCGACGAAATCGACGGGCTTCTTGGCGATCCGCGGCTCGGTGACGCGGACGTCACCCGAATTCAGACATTGATCCGCGAGAGCGGCGCTGACGCGCAGGTGGAAACCCGCATCGTCGACGAAGTAGCAAAGGCCTCAGAGGCGATCAGACGTGCTCCGCTTGATGGTGTCGCCATCGACGAGCTGCTCGAACTTGCGGATGCTGTCACGCAGCGCGACGCGTAA
- a CDS encoding DUF3040 domain-containing protein has protein sequence MPLSEQEQRLLDEMERHLYRNDADFVSTAGDRRGRPSYRSIALGSLVVLIGIGALVAAVMIQQPVVGVVGFVVMLGGVLLAMQPSKNSAEPAGDKTKAQKPVHDGGNFMDKMNDRWDRRQENER, from the coding sequence ATGCCACTATCTGAACAGGAGCAGAGGCTCCTCGATGAGATGGAGCGTCACCTCTATAGGAATGACGCTGATTTCGTCTCGACGGCAGGGGATCGTCGAGGCCGTCCCTCGTACCGAAGCATTGCTCTGGGCAGCCTTGTTGTGCTCATCGGCATTGGCGCGCTTGTCGCCGCTGTCATGATTCAGCAGCCCGTCGTCGGAGTTGTCGGTTTCGTCGTCATGCTCGGTGGCGTGCTTCTGGCGATGCAGCCATCGAAGAATTCCGCAGAGCCCGCTGGGGACAAGACCAAAGCACAGAAGCCCGTGCATGACGGCGGGAATTTCATGGACAAGATGAACGATCGCTGGGATCGCCGCCAGGAGAACGAACGCTGA
- the mraZ gene encoding division/cell wall cluster transcriptional repressor MraZ, translating into MFLGTYSPKLDDKGRIILPAKFRDELAGGVVMTRGQENCIYVFSTREFEDMHEKIRQAPVTSKQARDYLRVFLSGASPETPDKQNRITIPHNLRSYAGLDRELTVIGAGSRAEIWDSEAWETYLAEQESVFSDTAEEVIPGLF; encoded by the coding sequence ATGTTTCTCGGCACGTACTCTCCGAAGCTCGACGACAAAGGGCGCATCATTCTTCCGGCGAAGTTTCGCGATGAACTCGCTGGTGGCGTCGTGATGACTCGGGGGCAGGAAAACTGCATCTACGTATTCAGCACGCGTGAGTTTGAGGACATGCACGAGAAGATCCGGCAGGCCCCGGTGACCTCGAAGCAGGCGCGCGACTATCTCCGTGTTTTCCTCTCGGGCGCAAGTCCCGAGACTCCAGACAAGCAAAACCGCATTACCATCCCGCACAACCTTCGTTCCTATGCGGGCCTTGACCGCGAGCTGACGGTCATCGGCGCGGGAAGCCGTGCTGAGATCTGGGACTCCGAGGCTTGGGAGACCTACCTCGCCGAGCAGGAATCAGTCTTCTCCGACACTGCGGAGGAGGTGATCCCGGGGCTCTTCTGA